From Fusarium oxysporum f. sp. lycopersici 4287 chromosome 10, whole genome shotgun sequence:
ACTTGAGTTCGAGTTATCGGCACAAGACCACGCGCTTGTCTTCTCAGTGGAGTCAACGATACCTACGATAGTGCTGTAGGTACCAGCAATCATAAGGAACGTTCCTGAAATAACCACAAAAACGCTCCAGGCGACTCCCACGTACCATCTGGGCGTATAGCGGCGATCGCTATGCCAGTTGTCATAAAGCCACATGCAGCCCATCGGCTGGAACGACATCAGGGTTCCTAAAAGGGCCCCAATAAGCGACACTAGTTGGCCAAAGACAGGAATAGCACTAGCGATGATGTAGGCCACTAGTGTGACGGAAAAGGTTGACCCAAGCCAAGTAGCCCAGTGGATGAAACTGTTAGTGCTTAGATGCTTGGACCCTCGAAGGATTCGAACAAAGACGAATTTGGATGGGAAGCTAAAGCAATTAAGGTTAGCTACTGGCGCTTAACTGAGTGTGGTCAATGGGCGATGTCCtacatgaagaagaagaatggctGAGATGAGAAGACCTGGGAGGCCTATACCGTAAGAGACTTTCTTGATGGTGGGGCCCGCAGATCCTCAGGGTCGGCGACGCAACGAATGAGCCACAATAGTAATACACAACAACCCCAACAACGATATAAGCAATAGATATAACAGTCTGGCACATAATAAGCGACTTCATGTATTGCTTAGGGTCTCGCATTTCGGCGGCAATAGCAAAGAAAGCGGGAGTACCAGCATAAGCAAAGATAATAGTTGAAATTGCTGATAAGGCCTCGATAAAGCTTGGATGACCGAACAGTTCATAGTCAGATCTCCACTGTACATTCTTGGGTACGCTAGGAGGGCGGTCTTGAACGCCAACCCCAACAGTGACGACGAATACTGCATGATTATGTCAGCAAAAGTCCTTTGGCCTGGGTACATGCTGCTTCCTTCCACATACCTGCTACAATAATGCAAGAAACACCAATCCAAGCAAGTGAACCTATGCGGTCGAGGGTTCGAATGCTCGAAAACGCAAACCCGATAGCCGCAGCCACAGCGACAAAAACTGCAGTACACACTGCATGATCGGATAAAGCGTTGAAGGCGATCGATATGCTCAGTAGAGCAGATCCGGAGACGAAAGTAAAGACTATACAGTCATATCAGACAATAGTCACCAGTAGTCAGAGGCGAAGCACTCacagagacagaagcatATGCCCAAGACCTCGCGGCCGATGCGgccaaagagaagaccgCCAACATCATCGATACCATAGATCTCAGGATGCCGGATCTTGAATATACCGACTATATAGTTCGACCAGGTGGTGATACCCCCTATGATGCATAGCAGTATAACACCTGGAACAATTCCGAGGACGTGGAAGACGGTCGGTAGGCCGAGAACGCCGAGGCCAATCTgagtcttcatcatgagAGCTGCAGTGCCTAGCCATCCGACCTGAAGAGCGTTGTGAGTGCTGGGAAATACTAGGCAGCATACGTAGCACTCACATTGCGATAATTGGGACCATTTTCGGTGATCTCTCCAAAGACGGCGTCATGCGTTGTTACGTGGCCCTCGATAGTATCGCCGTCGGGAACCTGACCTGAGTCGGCGCCATTGGCAGTTTTACCATCTTCAAAGGGCTTCACATTTGTCGACATGTTGTGTATAACAGATTGATGAGCGGTCAAAGTGGATTGATGAACGGTTAAAGTGGAACCTGGATCCATTTTCTTGTCTGGCCTGACCTTTTATACCCTACACAGCCTTCTGATAAACCTTGATAAGACCAGTTCACGCACTGTTAGTGCCGTGTTAGGAGCGGGATTTTCTGCAGGCCACGCGACCACACAAAACTGCGGGGATGCTATCGGCTCCCTAACAGCAGTTTTCAGAGAAGGAATTTTGGAGAGTTCGCCTTCTCTGACAACACCTTTGTCGGATCTAATGGCGGCACCTCAGAACCAGAACGCCTTAGATATCGGAGGACGATGCCCATGGCATCGGTAGCGACATCCTCCCGATCAACGACGCCGATTGCGATGGGTTTTTCTCCTTTGAAGGCAAGCCGCACCGTCGGCCTCTGATTCCTTCCCGAGGTTTTTCCCTGCCGCCGCGACAGTCGACTACGAGCTACAACTTGGTTACTGGAGATTGTGGACTGCGTCGGCAGATGTAGTGATGCGCGAGAGAATTCTGGTCGGTGGAAAAAGTTCGACAATAGATTGCCCCCGAACCCGCTGACGGGTGACGGGCTTGAGAAATACAGCACCTTTTGTGCCATTGGTATGCTGGATGGTGAAGGAAGCGGGGTTTCCCTGTACCTAgctagctcagcacgtctTTTGCTCCAGTAGGAGATCTGGCTTCGTTACAGCCACCCagacgaaaaatatacaaacaaacaaacaaacaaaaagATAAGACCAGTTACTCCATATGAGTGTCCGTGTGCTTATCGGGGGTAAGTTACCTGAGACTTCAAGGGGCCACCGTATGCGGGGGTTAACTTTCCGTTTAGGGTCAATTAAAACCATAACAAGGCTATCAACCTTATGTCCGACTGTTATCTTGGGCTCGGTTGATAGTGTTGGTGCGAAGCGGCAGGTGATCCCTGAAAGGTTCCCCAGATTTCCCCAGACTTCCCCAGACTTCCCCAGACTCTTCGTGCTAGTCTGACATTCTATTACCTAAAAGTTATCTTCTGCCAGTCCCGGGGCCAGTTTCAGGTGACGTACCATCACGGGGGTATTTCAAGATACCCCGCTTCCTGATCGCACAGATCAATACGTGTAGGCCTGATGTCGCTAAATGCGGTCAACCCTTATTGCGGGTTGCTTTGTTGTACATAATTAGCTCGAAGAAGCCACTTCCAAATGACGAAAATAATGTTCGTTCTTAGCATACCTCTTGCTCACAGCTAACTTATTTAAGGACTACTCGTTATGCACCTGGCAAAAGTCCAAATAGGCTAGtctattttattaataatattgTATCACGGTACTCTCAGTACCCAGTTCTTGAGTGCAATTACTTCACCATCTACTTGACCATTTCATATCTAAGAACTGTCGAAAGAGCTTGTGGGCTACATGTATGGGGATTGCTCACTAGAAACACGTAGGTAACGCATTTCCCATATTTCAAGTAGTGGAGTACCTCGACATTGAGACAAGAAAACAATGTAGTGAAGCGTCAGGCACTAAATTGAATCGCGGGGAAGACAAACACAGATTCCGAAACTGATTGACCGGTCTTAAAAGTTGCTGCTGACTCCTGAGAAACCTTCCTCAATGATACGAGATACAAAATATGAGCCGTTCACGGAACGTCTCAGTAATTACATGTAACCCATCATGTACTCTGTCGCCCAGCCCATATCGACATAACAGCCTCAGCCGATGACTTGGGACCGTAGTGAAAGCCCTGGTTGTCCGTAATTGTCACACATTTCAGCGCTCTCTGCTGTAGTTCTGGCTTAATGGCTTCAGACGCAGACACAAACGCGGCCCAAGCTAGACTCGGTGtgaagtcatcatcatctgccaATGTTTCGATACAAGGTTCTAGAAACTCTATAGTCTCACGCACGTTATCCTGAAGAACCATAGCACTAACGTCGTGAACTCGGCGATAGAAATAGATGACGAGTGCTCGATGAACCGCTAAGATCATCAGTTGGGTGTGAGGGTGATGAATGAGCTCGAGGTCAGAGTTTGAAGTTAGGTCGGCAGAAGGGGGACTAATGGCTAGTTCAAAGTCAAGCTGCCAGGACCAGATTCGTTTCTCTAATGTCTGAGTGTGTCTCTTCAAGTCACTCAGCACCTTCGAGTTGGTCAGACCACCTGTCTCTAGATGTTTCTTTTCGTTAGCGAGAGAGATTGTTTGTGCAAGCAGCGTCATTAAAGACTCTGGAATTCCGTGTATGGTCGAGTGTAATGTTTTTTCCCAAAGGCCCTGCACCTCAAGATGGATGTCCCCGTAACCGAGCTCTGCAGTCTTAGTAACAGTAGGGTCAAGGCCAACATTAAGAGAGTCCTCGCTGATACGAAATGTGCGAGGAGGTGAAATGTGATGGGGTTCGTTTTCTCTATCTCCTGCTGCATCCGATATGCAGGTCGATGTGCTTTCTACTATAACACGTAGATATGTGTATACGTGGTGTAGGATCCTCACGTTTTGGGGGCCACCAGTAAAAGATTTACGAAGGCGGATCAACTTCTCAGCGTCAAGCAAAAAGGTTCTGGGGGGTGCGACCGTCGTGGTACAGCTAAGAATTGTTAACTTAGTTCATGATGACTCGAGCTCTATTGTGGAGCTAACAGAAGTTATTGACATGGCGAGAAATGCCATCAATAGTTCCTCATATTCCACTGTGTGGACCAAAGTCATATCTTGATCTAGTACTCTCTGTAAGTGGTATCGTGCTTTGTCCATATTCTTGGATCCCACGGTACGCCAGTAGTTGGACTTTGTCGCATCTGGGTCTGTCTTGTATAGTTTAAAGGCACTTCGAGCTAGTAAAGCACAAAGGACAGCCACTCGAGTGTGTGAAGCTGTTCCAAGTAGCGATAGCTCGGCAAAGGTTTGGAATGCACAAGGTAAGAACATGAGCTGCCATGGAGATTGTCGTTTAGCTTTTAGAGCAGCTGTGGTAGCGTCGATATGTTGCTTATAATGCCGGAGCAGAGATGAGGCTTCTTCGGGTAGAGCTGAATCGAAGATAGACCCAGCCGGCTCGCGAAGTATCAagtctcgtctcgtctctTGTCTTTCGTTCAAGGGTTCCTTCAAACTCACAATGTCTTTGGTAATTTCTTCGGGGAGTTGGTTCACCTCAACACAAGGCGTAGTCAGGGGATCTGGTGCAATACTTGCGAACAGGTCCGAGGATGGATACGTGATCAGGGACTGGATAGTGCCAAGCTCTTGGTGTGCATCTTGATCGAGAATGAAATCAAGTGGAACATCAAAAGTATCAAAGTCCACGTCATCCAGTTGTTGCATCCAATCTTCATTTTCAATATCCTCAGCGTCGCTATTTCGGGTGACATGATCTTGACCCTCTGGATGGTCTGGAGATACACACATATCTTCGCTCGATGGTGAAGCGTTGGAGTCGGCAGAGTCGGGTACTTGCCCACCTTCCGAGACTCGAAAGGCGCCAAACGGTCCTTTGAACAGACAGAAGACCTTTTGCCTACGAAATCTTCTAGAACCAGCGTCAAGGTCTGCCAAGACATCCTCGGCTGTTTGGGAGCCTAAACTTTCGGACAGACCGTCACTCATGGACTGACGTTCGAAATCTCTCGTTGTTAGGTGCAATGAGGTTAAAGAAAAGCACGTCAAGCTTACCAGAAAATAGTGGATAACGAAGCCTGTGTAGATCGGATGCTTGGTGATCGTTTGCTAACTCGGCACTATTGTCGCTGGCCCACTGCAAACGGGCTCCGTAGCCATCACAGTTTAGGCCGGACTGTCCGCAAACACGACAGCTTGGGCGCTAAAATTGTGTCAGCGATGAAAGACATGGTCCATGGCGATGATAATGGGCAACAGACTCCTTCATCACATTTGGTATGTCGCCGTCGGCACGTTCGGCATCCTGTAAAAGTTCGAGTACGGCCAACTTTGGACCTGGGCATTTTCGATGGATTGAGTATCTAGCGGGTCAGTTCGCTATAACAATCCTGATACAGATGAACATAGATTGTTAGGCAATTGACGTATTTTGGAGATCTTTCTATCGCGTAAGTCTGTGCATATGTGAAAGTAAATTCCAGGGATACGGAGGTGTTAAAACACCTGTTTTCAGCAAGATTTAACGGGTCCTGAGTGTCTCATTTCGGAATGTTTCCCCTGGCCTTGTCTCCACCCCCGCCCCAAACTTGCTGTGGCTAAGCCGTATTCGCTTAGCCTGGGCCAGAAAGTCACCCTCCAATCTCGGCATAGAAGCCATAAAATGGAATGTCTTATCGGCACTAATACGGGTATCTTTTCCGTAGTGCGGGGAAATTATCAGACTGGTAGCAGAAGATTATTCAGAATCCTTGGTATACAAGACTCGCGAAGAGAAACTATCTCTACCTTGATTCAAAAGAATTGCATGGGGCTTGGCGGTCAAATTTGGTTTCGGGAGTTAATGGcctgataagataagagagATAACGAGAGACAAGATTGTACAAGTGCCCAGCCTCGCGCTAGATACCCATTTTGAGATCCCCGAAACCCTTTGCCATCTCCTCTTCGCCGCCAACCGCCTCAATCTCGTACTCAATATCCGCCTGTCCCTCTCTATACAGGACATTAGCTTCACTCGCCATCTTGAAATTCTGTGcagcctcctcatcactGATAATCCTCTTCTTGAGTCCATTAGCAGATGCCGCTTCTGCATGCAATTGAATAGCGCATGACCGATCCAGTAATCCAAATAAGAAGCCTGCCTCATCAACAGTGCTTCCTACTGTCAACAGTCCGTGACTCATCAGGATTGCTGCTTTTTTATCGGTCCCTAATGCCGCCGCAATACGCTGCCCTTCCTCACCAGCAAAGACAATACCACCGTATTCATCGTAAACAGCGTGAGCATTGTAGAAGTTGCACACGTCTTGGGTGAGCATCTCAAGCGGCTTGGCGAACACAGACCAAGCGCGACCGGCCACGGTGTGTGCATGGCAAACTGCGTGTGCGTCGGGTCGTGCTTTGTGAATGGCTGAGTGAATCCAAAATCCTGCTGCATTCACCGTGATACCACCTGTAGCAGGGTTCTTCCTACCAGCAACAACCCGACCAGTCTCTATGTCAAGACAGATCATGTCGCCAGCACGGAGGCTGCCGAAATGACGGCTGAGGGGGTTCATCCACATGAGTCCCGGGTACTCAGGGTCGCGAATTGAGATATGACCCGACTGCCCTTCAGTGTAGTTGTGACGGGCCCAATGTCTAAAGGTTGCCGCCATATGGACAAGAATGTGTCGACGGTGATCTCGAAAGGTAGGGAACGTAGGAATACCTGTATATATCATCAATCGTCATGATCGTAAATGGTTCTAAAAGCTACATACCAGGCAGTTCATCCCCGTGAGAGATTGCTTGACACGGAGTCTCTTCCTGTTGCTGAGCCGAGCCCGATTGGCCACTTGTGAGGCGGAGAACATTCTGTACAGGAACAGTCAAGGTAGAAGCGCTGATTCCGTGTTGAGCCATTGTGTAATGATATTTCCTCGCAAAAGGTTCACAATGTTTGCGCGAAGTACGTGTTGCCTTATTGATCAAGCTTCCTGATAATAAAGGCTTTTTCTGTAAATACACTACTATTCCCCACCCTAAGGTCTTATATTATCGTGTTTCACAGTTGTATTTTGCCACTCTCCCACACCCTCGGAGCTATCAGGGACTTGCCGACCAACAAGATAAGACAACCCCCGCATATGACGCCCTCGCTATTACTTGCCTTCTTTGGCCTTTGAGTTTATGTACCAGAGGGCGCAATTTATATGCAGTTAAAAGGCGCATTTACCGAGGGAATTAATTATAGGGAAATAATGCTTTACAGCTGCTGGTAAGTTAATATACTAAAGTTAgttaagaatatattaaaatattagCGAACTTTTATTGGCGACACTGAGTGCACAGAGACAGAGGCCTCATGGGCCTCTTAAGGAGGCGAAATAGTAGATATAGGGCATACAACCTGTTTGGTTCCTGCACTGCATCAGTTGGGCCGTTCGGCAACTAGGGAATTTATTTCCCCAGCACGGTAGTTCAGTTTATCACAAGCAGGTCATCACAGGATAGACGTAGGGACGGAAACTGTGTCGGCACCAGGAAGAACATAGATCCGTAGGCAGGGTTGCGAGCGGCTGGCCGGAAGCAAGCAGGCTACAATATACTAAGAAAAGATAagatcaatcaatcaatcaatcaatcacctTCAACCGCGTGGCTTTGAACAAATGGCCAATCGACTCCTGGCCGACTGCAGCGCATCCCTATTCGGCAAGTTTTAGGCTGTTCGGTCGTCCATGCCATGATTAAAGCTCAAGACACGCTTCGATTGCGGGTATGAACATTGGAGGGCTTAACGCGAAGATGCAGAATGCACAGGCCTTGGCGGTCTACGGCGCAACGTCAAGCCCGCTTACCCCAAGCTCCATCAACTCAATCTCCTTCCACTGCAGGCCCATACACAGTCCCGTGCCAAAGCCAATGTACGGAGCAGCCCCGCGTGATGCTTGCCACAAAACAGTTGACTAAATGCGAGGCCGATGTCCAGGACAACCCGGCGCCAAGGCTGTCTTCGAGACGCCACCGCTTTGACGCGCGTTCTATTTAAACAGAAGGCAAAATTTCATAAATACCAGATGAATACACTGCACAGTTTTATTAGTCTGCCCGCCTGTTGTTGAACCGAACATCAATCATCAATACAATTAAGGCAATTCGACAGGAACTGTCGCCTGGTACAGCAATGAAGATAGCCATCATCGGCGGAGGCATCTCCGGATGCGCCATTTACTTACTGCTCAAAAAGCATCTGCAGCCATTACCAGCTGGTAAACAGTATTCCATCACGATCTACGAAGCCCATGACATGAACAAGGAAACCAAGTCCTCCGAGCGTGCGAAAGGTCTCCCGCATTCCGCGACGCTCACTGTTGGCGGTGGCCTAGGTGTGGGACCAAACGGTCTCGGCGTCTTGAGGCGGTTGGATGAGGAGGTCTTGCGAGATGTCGTCCGCGGGGGTTATGTCACACCGATAATGATCATGAAGAGCAAAGGTGGCCAAGTTTTAGTACGCGCGAATCATGGCGACGCTCTCCCTCCCAATGCAGCCAGCGAGCATGCCATGTCCACCGTTGCCAGCAGCCGGCACTCAATCTGGCGAGCTCTCCGTACGCGAGTTTCTAACAACGACATCGTCATCAAGCGGGTTTCTCAGGTTGTCGCCAATCCGGATGGTCCCAATACTATCGAATTTGTGGATGGAAGTCCGCCAATCGAGGCGGATTTGATCATCGGAGCCGATGGCTTGAAAAGCCGCGTCAAACTAGCCTTGTTTCCAGAGGCAGAGAAAGACCCGTATCCGCCACGTTACGAGTAAGTGATCACCCTGCCAGTCTTGATACTCTCGATCGTTTCCAGGCGCCCTTTCGAGTCTAACCTGACATAGGGGCCTCGTTGGAGTCGGTGGCTTCATCAGCGCTAGTGGGGTCCGAGACCACGTCGAGAAAGGAGCTATGAACTTTGTGTTTGGAGGaaatggcttctttggctaTTTTTTCTCCGAGAGTGCTGAATCGTCACCTTATCGCGATTCACCCCACCACATTGCCGACCCAGGCGAACGGCTTGCGTGGTGGTCTACCTACGAGGTGTCAGAGTGCCCCACGACGGCCACCATAGACAAAGGCGCGATCACCCGTCAATTACAAGAACGTCACAGGGGCTGGGGAGACCCCGTCATTCAAGAAATTGTACAATCTCTTGAGGTGGATACCATGTGGCCTACTTGGACTGTTCCGCCGCTCCCCACATGGGAGCGGGACGGCGTCGTGCTTGTCGGTGATGCGGCCCACGCATTACCGCCGACGTCCGGTCAGGGATGTGCGCAGGCTCTGGAGGACGTGGAGGCTTTCGTGCTGCTCCTCAGTCACTCACTTCAAAACGCAGATCAAGAACAGATTGAGGCGAATCCAAAGAGCCTGGTCAAGACGGCTGCACGTCAGTATAT
This genomic window contains:
- a CDS encoding hypothetical protein (At least one base has a quality score < 10), whose amino-acid sequence is MSDGLSESLGSQTAEDVLADLDAGSRRFRRQKVFCLFKGPFGAFRVSEGGQVPDSADSNASPSSEDMCVSPDHPEGQDHVTRNSDAEDIENEDWMQQLDDVDFDTFDVPLDFILDQDAHQELGTIQSLITYPSSDLFASIAPDPLTTPCVEVNQLPEEITKDIVSLKEPLNERQETRRDLILREPAGSIFDSALPEEASSLLRHYKQHIDATTAALKAKRQSPWQLMFLPCAFQTFAELSLLGTASHTRVAVLCALLARSAFKLYKTDPDATKSNYWRTVGSKNMDKARYHLQRVLDQDMTLVHTVEYEELLMAFLAICTTTVAPPRTFLLDAEKLIRLRKSFTGGPQNVRILHHVYTYLRVIVESTSTCISDAAGDRENEPHHISPPRTFRISEDSLNVGLDPTVTKTAELGYGDIHLEVQGLWEKTLHSTIHGIPESLMTLLAQTISLANEKKHLETGGLTNSKVLSDLKRHTQTLEKRIWSWQLDFELAISPPSADLTSNSDLELIHHPHTQLMILAVHRALVIYFYRRVHDVSAMVLQDNVRETIEFLEPCIETLADDDDFTPSLAWAAFVSASEAIKPELQQRALKCVTITDNQGFHYGPKSSAEAVMSIWAGRQST
- a CDS encoding L-fuculose-phosphate aldolase, translated to MAQHGISASTLTVPVQNVLRLTSGQSGSAQQQEETPCQAISHGDELPGIPTFPTFRDHRRHILVHMAATFRHWARHNYTEGQSGHISIRDPEYPGLMWMNPLSRHFGSLRAGDMICLDIETGRVVAGRKNPATGGITVNAAGFWIHSAIHKARPDAHAVCHAHTVAGRAWSVFAKPLEMLTQDVCNFYNAHAVYDEYGGIVFAGEEGQRIAAALGTDKKAAILMSHGLLTVGSTVDEAGFLFGLLDRSCAIQLHAEAASANGLKKRIISDEEAAQNFKMASEANVLYREGQADIEYEIEAVGGEEEMAKGFGDLKMGI